A genomic stretch from Bosea sp. F3-2 includes:
- a CDS encoding VOC family protein, which translates to MAFQPNVPPLQPHLCVKGGKAAIAFYENAFGATCTRMQMAEDGERVMHANLALFGSEIMLHDEFPEFGGHVMAPSSLKGTGVAININLAAPADVDASLAKAEAAGADVFMPASDVFWGARYGRLRDPFGHVWAFNAPLAQG; encoded by the coding sequence CGAATGTCCCGCCGCTGCAGCCGCATCTCTGCGTCAAGGGCGGCAAGGCGGCGATCGCCTTCTATGAGAACGCGTTCGGCGCGACCTGCACTCGCATGCAGATGGCCGAGGATGGCGAGCGGGTGATGCACGCCAACCTCGCCCTCTTCGGCAGCGAGATCATGCTGCATGACGAGTTCCCGGAATTCGGCGGCCATGTCATGGCGCCGTCGAGCCTGAAGGGCACGGGCGTCGCCATCAACATCAACCTGGCTGCGCCGGCCGATGTCGACGCTTCCCTCGCGAAGGCCGAGGCCGCCGGCGCCGACGTCTTCATGCCGGCGAGCGACGTCTTCTGGGGCGCCCGCTATGGCCGCCTGCGCGATCCCTTCGGCCATGTCTGGGCTTTCAACGCGCCGTTGGCGCAGGGGTAG
- a CDS encoding MAPEG family protein: MTALPMTTEITVLGWSVLLLLVQIVLQAGTAADLGPGYLFSPRDEPREPQNIASRRLKRALDNLLETYPAFVALALALTITGKAGGSAATGAWIYLAARVVYVALYAAGVPVLRTLVWTASFVGLAMMLYRLLS, translated from the coding sequence ATGACCGCATTGCCTATGACGACCGAAATCACCGTTCTCGGCTGGAGCGTGCTGCTCCTGCTTGTCCAGATCGTCCTGCAGGCCGGCACCGCGGCTGACCTCGGACCGGGCTATCTTTTCAGCCCGCGCGACGAGCCGCGCGAACCGCAGAACATCGCCTCGCGGCGGCTCAAGCGGGCGCTCGACAATCTGCTCGAAACCTATCCGGCCTTCGTCGCGCTGGCGCTAGCGCTCACGATCACCGGCAAGGCCGGTGGCAGCGCTGCGACGGGCGCCTGGATCTACCTCGCCGCGCGGGTTGTGTATGTCGCGCTCTATGCAGCAGGCGTCCCGGTGCTTCGCACCCTCGTCTGGACGGCTTCGTTCGTTGGCCTCGCGATGATGCTCTATCGCCTGCTGAGCTGA